A stretch of Cicer arietinum cultivar CDC Frontier isolate Library 1 chromosome 5, Cicar.CDCFrontier_v2.0, whole genome shotgun sequence DNA encodes these proteins:
- the LOC101504815 gene encoding uncharacterized protein, with amino-acid sequence MVTEEEISEAIHSLFRESNPRTRTFTTLNQVVQELQSKLGHDLTHKLDFITSQINLLFASQQPPPQLPHRQLQPPQQQQQQPPPQQLLFPPKDHFALHQNPNSHSVPVTSASFHTLPTNSVALDAPVTQPPPLSANEVTKESVQPKAKRRGGPGGLNKLCGVSPELQVIVGQPALPRTEIVKQLWAYIKKNNLQDPSNKRKIICNDELRVVFETDCTDMFKMNKLLAKHIIALEPTKQPAPKKQKVDVELGTRSAEPTPSVIISDSLANFFGISGREMLQTEVLRRIWEYIKVNHLEDPVNPMAIMCDAKLQEIFGCESISALGIPEVLGRHHIFRRS; translated from the exons ATGGTTACAGAGGAAGAAATATCTGAAGCGATACATTCGTTGTTCAGAGAATCAAACCCTAGAACTAGAACCTTCACTACATTGAACCAAGTTGTTCAAGAGCTTCAATCAAAACTTGGTCATGATCTTACCCATAAACTCGATTTCATCACATCTCAGATCAATCTCCTTTTTGCTTCTCAACAACCACCTCCGCAACTTCCACATAGGCAGTTACAACCACCacaacaacagcaacaacaacCACCACCTCAACAACTACTTTTTCCTCCTAAGGACCATTTTGCCCTTCACCAAAACCCTAATTCCCACTCTGTCCCTGTTACTTCTGCTTCTTTTCACACCCTCCCTACTAACTCTGTTGCTCTTGATGCTCCTGTTACTCAACCTCCTCCTCTTTCAGCCAATGAGGTTACCAAAGAAAG TGTTCAACCTAAGGCAAAGAGAAGAGGTGGCCCTGGAGGTCTCAACAAACTTTGCGGTGTTTCGCCTGAACTTCAGGTCATTGTTGGCCAGCCAGCATTGCCAAGGACTGAG ATTGTGAAGCAACTATGGGCGtacataaagaaaaataatctcCAAGATCCTAGCAACAAAAGGAAGATAATTTGCAATGATGAACTGCGTGTGGTGTTTGAGACGGACTGTACTGATATGTTCAAGATGAATAAGTTGCTGGCTAAACACATAATCGCCCTTGAACCAACCA AACAGCCTGCCCCAAAGAAACAGAAGGTAGATGTGGAGTTGGGAACAAGAAGCGCCGAACCTACTCCTTCTGTTATAATATCTGATTCACTTGCTAACTTTTTTGGCATTTCCGGAAGGGAGATGCTACAGACAGAGGTTCTGAGACGTATTTGGGAGTACATAAAGGTCAACCATCTAGAG GATCCTGTGAATCCTATGGCAATAATGTGTGATGCTAAGCTTCAAGAGATCTTCGGCTGTGAAAGCATTTCAGCATTGGGGATTCCTGAAGTTTTGGGCCGTCATCATATTTTTAGGAGATCATGA